In Ciconia boyciana chromosome 1, ASM3463844v1, whole genome shotgun sequence, the genomic stretch CTTTCATCTTTTCAATGCACAACTGAGTTTAAAGGTTCTGCTCGAATATTCCCCAAGTCAAGAGCTGAATCTGTCTCTTCATCAATTTCACCAATGACAGCACTGCAATAAAAAACAGGTTATCATTTGTTGAAATCCCCTGGTGCAAATCTGGAAAGCCACAAAATTAATATGCTAGGGAAGACACAcctcccccctcttttttttttttctttttaaattgtagAGCTCTGTCCTTTGAACTTCAAATTTTGATGGCTATAAGTAGAGCCTAAAGGaaggttttttggtggtgtttttttttttaaagatttaggTTATACGAACCAAATACTACTGGTCTGTTTTAGGCAGTAGGTTAGCCTCTGAAACAAGAACTGGAAACCTTTTAGAGAGAGAATAACTTTTCAAGAGTAATGTCTAACTATAGCAATTTATAAGTGCATACAGCATCAGATAAGCAAGGCAATTTCCTTCAACACAACCcagtgaaatattattttatccaAGGGAGAATATATATTTCACCTATGCTATGTTAAGACTTACCTGGACTAAAACACTAGTGGACTCAGTAAAACTGCCTTAAAGACAAAAGGTGGTGAAGGTAATAGAAGTCATACTAGCTCAGGATGAGAACTAacccagaaggaaaataagaacaaaaagtCTAATCTTTCTGGCGTATCCTCCTACTCACCACTTCAGAGACTTAGGAGCTAGTGGCTGTATCTACAAAATGACTTAACAGCCACCAGAAACTATGTTACATTAATCCATCCAATAGCTTTCTgaacaaatttatatttttggtttttgctaCATCCTGCAGCAATGAGTTCCACAATGAAGTTTTACAGTGTACAATGAAATACCTTTATACATAACTTGTGTCAGATTATGTTCCtttttcaagaacagaaaaagctagatgaaattaaatgaagcaatTATCTCCCCATCTCCTTATACCAATCCTGATTTCACAGCAACCAATTACCTCTATAGCTGTGCTCAAAACATTCTTTTATAGAAAgtattatattttttgtaaacTTGACAAACTCAGGAACATATTCATTAGAAGGAATAATTCTGTATTCATGcaacttttaaacttttaacaTACTGAAATTCAGCATCCTTATAGGAAGAAGAGTATTAAAGAATTATTTGGCTTTTTATACACATTGGTATGATTTGAATGAAAAGTTACTGTTAGAGTAGCATGCTTAGCCCTACCTTTGTACATTtgtcaatttatttatttttgctgaaaagctTAAGTCAAGTGATGAAAGCCTTCCAAAACGATCCGCTTTCTCAATGATGTTAGATAAACACACCTAGATATAAATCTAAGTCTTGACATTTCTTTGTACAGAAATATCCATGAGAATTAGAACATTAAAATTCCTATCCAGGCTCACATGTTGGTCACTGTGACATGCTGTTTTTCTAGTTgtgataaaaaataatctaatttttttccatcagtttcagaatgctgctgcaaaaatcATCTTCCTAGCAGGCCCACTTACCAGGCTTTCTTCCCACTTCTCTTGTAACCCTCCCATCTGTTTGGCACATCAGCTACTTTTCTCCGCATTTAATGAGCTTTTACTGTAATTTTGTCACGACATTTTACATCAAATATCAACTCACGCCTTTGACCTGTCACTACATTGGCTTTGTCTGTCCAGTTGTTACACTGTCAAGCCAGAACCTTCATGCATTTTCCAGATTATAAAGTGTTCTCTGTGAAAATCTCATctaaaaaaatcctgttaaaaGGTAACTTTGATTAGATTGCTGACTTGTTTGCACATAAGCTCTATCTCATCTTTTGTTCATTCTTCTATCCTTCCCTCCATCGATGGATCCTGCCATTCACAGATTGAAATAAAGAACATCTACACAATGCCTAGactcaagaaaggaaaatgctgagcTTTATACTGACCCTTCCTAGATTGCTATCAGTACACAAGCTGGTTAATTTACAGCTCAGTAAATCTAGACCAGCAATATCTTAACATTACAATGCAATCACTTCTGTTAACAGAAGCATAGATATTTGCTATTTAATATGCCTCAGCTTTTATAGTACAATCAGTACTACCCACAGATACAAATATGCAAGATGTCTGGGGATAAAGATGTATACAGATacatatgagagagagagagagagagagggagggagagagatatacacacacactaaatttttattaattggTTTAAATAAGAATATGCTATACTTACACATTATCACCTCTTACGATGTATAATCCCAGCACTACTTGCTCAACTCCTTGTGAAGAACTGAACACTCGTTCATGGCTTTCATCCAAAATCAAGTTAATGGTCTGATCAAAACCTTTGAGGGTTCcctgaaaaaacacacaaagataAAAGCACTCCAATTACCTTTTAAATTTATCATCTTTGCTCTCAAGGATATTTTAAACAAGGTGGTAATACTAAGGCACTAGAGAACAGATGCtctatttatgttttattgttaGGCTTAAACACAAACAGCTGGAGaatgaaactttaaaagcaattgatttttaaaaagtatctcTATTTACTACCAAGTGTTCATGCTAACAGCTACAGTAATCTTTAGCATTAAAAGAAGTAAAGTTTCCCTTGTACCAATGATGGCTCTCTAGACAACTAATTTTACTATTTCTACACTATTTTAGTCTTCCTTGTATGGAAGTTTCCAGaaatcaaataattaaataaatcaaagaacagaaaaattagatTCTTTTGGTCAACAGTATTGAAACCATTCTTAACATGTGATTTTAAGTGGTGTCTCTTTGAAGGAGATTAACTTGGTTCCACAAAATGACTCAAAAACACctccaaaacacacaaaaggaagaatttctGTGACACTTCAATATGTATTGGGAAAAATTATAACATagttaatttgtttaatttaccATCAGTAATTGGTTAAGAAATTTAAACTCATGTAAGACACCATCATTCAAACAGTAATAATACCCATTTATACCATCTAACCATGTAACGATGAGTCACATATACCAATTCCATTCAAATCCTTTTGGTAGAAAGTATCTTGTATCACAACACAAAGTTTACCAGACTGACTCCAACCAGACAGAAGATTTGGTGAAGCTACTATCTTTCTGCTAAAAGtaccattttctctttccagaggCTGCACAAAGCTAAGTACAGACAGACAGGAAGATATAATCCTCACGCAAAGATCATACCATTAAGTTAAACTCAAAACACAAGAGAATAAAagatagagggaaaaaaaaaaaaaaggaatacaagaaaaaaaaaaacaaagaagcaatAAACCCAAAACATTATACAGTCTAATATATAATAGTTTGCCAGTC encodes the following:
- the LSM8 gene encoding LSM8 homolog, U6 small nuclear RNA associated, encoding MTSALENYINRTVAVITSDGRMIVGTLKGFDQTINLILDESHERVFSSSQGVEQVVLGLYIVRGDNVAVIGEIDEETDSALDLGNIRAEPLNSVVH